A single window of Spirochaetota bacterium DNA harbors:
- a CDS encoding glycosyltransferase family 4 protein, giving the protein MKIFIMFPKDSEALFTKDSSRTFGGASVQMYNIAKELNKYKDIQTFSIIPAYDKMDFDDYDKFNLVKLYNEKDCGIVKFYKFIKYTIISKPEVIIQHGLMTESCILAFICWILKIKFIFMFAHDVEVKGLRQADQSRVLLFFLLRKFAYTIITQNKYQQDTLLHDYKCKSIIIYNGFEIKKRNKVQNKKYILWVARCDSWKQPEVFLQLARNNPDLQFCMVCPKSQDESLFNNIKKQALIIKNVTFIDFVPYSKIDELFIHALLFVNTSLYEGFPQTFIQATMNGVPIVTLYANPEDFLDKFHCGYYCNGDVELLNKKIRELTGDKKKYKILSDNAYKYAIENHNIELNVKKIISILK; this is encoded by the coding sequence ATGAAAATATTTATTATGTTTCCCAAAGATTCAGAAGCATTATTTACTAAAGATAGTAGCAGAACATTTGGTGGTGCATCAGTTCAGATGTATAATATTGCAAAGGAATTAAATAAATATAAAGATATACAAACGTTTTCAATTATACCTGCTTATGATAAAATGGATTTTGATGATTATGATAAATTTAATCTGGTTAAGTTATATAATGAGAAAGATTGTGGCATAGTTAAATTTTATAAGTTTATCAAATATACTATTATTAGCAAACCTGAAGTTATAATTCAACATGGTTTAATGACTGAATCGTGTATCCTTGCATTTATTTGTTGGATTTTGAAAATAAAATTTATTTTTATGTTTGCACATGATGTTGAAGTTAAGGGTTTACGACAAGCAGACCAGTCAAGAGTACTACTATTTTTTTTACTCAGGAAGTTTGCATATACTATAATAACACAGAATAAATATCAGCAAGATACTCTTTTACATGATTATAAATGCAAAAGTATAATTATTTATAATGGTTTTGAAATAAAAAAACGAAATAAAGTACAAAACAAAAAATATATTTTATGGGTTGCCCGTTGTGATTCATGGAAACAACCTGAGGTGTTCTTACAACTGGCAAGGAATAATCCAGACCTGCAATTTTGCATGGTATGTCCCAAAAGTCAGGATGAAAGTTTGTTTAACAATATTAAGAAACAGGCTTTAATTATAAAGAATGTTACATTTATAGATTTTGTTCCATATAGTAAGATTGATGAATTATTTATACATGCTTTATTGTTTGTGAATACGTCATTATATGAAGGATTTCCGCAGACTTTTATACAGGCAACTATGAATGGAGTGCCAATAGTGACATTGTATGCAAATCCTGAGGATTTTTTAGATAAATTCCATTGTGGGTATTATTGCAATGGCGATGTAGAGTTATTAAATAAAAAAATAAGAGAATTAACCGGTGATAAAAAAAAATATAAAATATTATCTGATAATGCTTATAAATATGCTATTGAAAATCATAATATTGAGTTAAATGTTAAGAAAATTATTAGTATACTAAAATAG